ACTCATCCTGTTCACCGTAAATGGCGTTGAACGCATAATTCCAATAAGAACCAATTCGTTGTTCGATCGATGCCCGGATTGACAATCGACGGTCAGAGTCGTGTCCACCTTGATAGATCACGTTTGTCGCATCGCTGCCGAACGAGGCAAATACGGAATAGGATCGTGACCTATCGAGACTGGCTCGCTTCAAACCAAGCAAAGTGGACCAGCGACCTCTCCCCGCATGCCAATTATCCCATCCCGTGGTGACTCCTGCGTATGCCTCAATCCGGTCCCAAAATGCAACCTTTGCGAGGATTCCGCTGTAGGTGAATGGGGTGGCAAAATTAAATGCATATGAACGTGAGTAAAATACATTGGATAGCGATGAGAATGACTCATAACTTTCTGGAGCGAGAAAGTGCCCAAGCTTTAGTTCAACCGGAAGCCCTCCGTTATTTTTAATCAGCACGTAAGCTTGCGGAATCGCGATCTGCAACTCATGACTCTCTGAAGACCATTTGTTGCTACCGTCATGATGTTTTTCCAGACCTGGAACCGCAATAAACCGAGCATCGTTCCCCAGCAGAAAGTCAATTCGTGTTTCTACATTCCAATTCGCAGACTCCCATTCCAAAACGCCATACGCTTGATCGAGCGTAAATTCGTTGGCTTGATCATTGAATAGCACCGGACGATTTAGTCCGTTTTCTGGATTTAGCGGATTCCAAGTAAATCCCGTAGTCCCCCACCCGCTGATGGAAAAACCTGTCGCAGCTCGATTCCGATCCGACCGCGTGGATGCGATATTTGCGGATGATGATTCGATGGTGAATTTATCGACGCCAACCGTTTCTGATCGAGCCGAGTCGGATTGATCAGTGATGTGCTCCTGAACCACATCAGTGATCTCGTTTGGCGAAAGCGAAGAGTTCTGATCAACAGTCGATTCTGTCGCCCAGAGACCGTCGGTTAGCAATTCCCCAAATTCAATTTCGTCGCCACGGCAGTCCGAATACAGACCTCCCAGACATACCAATATCATCAAGCATCGTGTGCAAAACGTCTCTCTATTGGCCATGGCGTTCCAGTCAATTCTATCGAACAACGATCACTTCAGAATGAGGGCCGGCCGCCACACCAGGTGGATGCAGTCCCCTCACAAGAGAGTGTGATTTAGGAATCGCCGTTGTTGCAGTAAAGATCGTCTTGAGCCAAAATGCAGATTCAAGTGCATTACTTCGTGGGGCAAACTCCCACATACACCGCAATATGCGGTCCAAAGCACTTGCACATGCGATGATGAGGGAGTTGCTTCACACCATGTAGGAAATCCGCCAGTGTGTAGAGAGATTGCACCTTACCGCGCAAATTCAACTTCCAGAATAAGAAGTGTTGGAAACAGACCAACGCTTTGCGTCGCGGCGTTTCTGCTTTGATCCGATTCGAATCTGGGACGAGCCGGATTACTTTTGCTAAGGTTTTCGCGCCACCATGTTGCGGATGCTCGTCGCCTGAAGACTCGCGTCTGAACCTTCAAACTGAATAAAGCACTCAGGGCACCTTCAACAACTTGAACGGTACTGAGCCTCGTTTCGACATCCACCAGTCGAAGGTGCAAGCGTCAAACAGCACCGCAAAAACGTGGCGTACGCAATGGCCGACGGTGAGCGCGATCGGTTCACAAACTCACTCACGCCAAGCATTGGCAATGAAGGAGGAATCGCGCGGCGCAGAAAAAACGGGAGAGATCCTTGAAGATTGCCGCGATTACGAATCGCGACCGACCGATCGCCTGGTCTCTCAACATGCTAGACAAAACGCCCATGAACAACATCTCGAAGTGCTCATGGACGCATGCGGTATTAACGGGCATCTTTCTTGATTCGCACTTTGACGAAACAAGCGCCTTCCTATCCAGAGTTGCACCTGGCGCGGTGGAACTTTTGCTTTCCTTTAGTTCAAGTTCAAAACGAGCCGAATCGTGCTCGCCAAGGTTTCGATGCAACCACCGAGGATCAAGCTCCTCGGCTGAAGGCTCGCAACCGAGTTATCTAAAGGAACTATGCACTCGCCGCGGTAGAACCGATTCGATTGCCGATAGGACGACGAATCGAAGCGTTGGATACGATTTTATGGCAGCATGTGCGAAGGTGGTTGCGGGTACCGCCCGACCGACCTTCCACAACTTGATCGGCAGTTCTGCCAAACTCGAATTCGACCGAACGTCACTGTGGCGCAGAACCTTGTGGTGCCTGGTTGCCCTGCGCGATTTGCGGCGGCAAGAAGTTTTGCTTTGTGATCTTCCAACTTGCCGGCGGCTGCTTGGGAATGAAGTTCCCCATGAATTGCTGAATACCGGCGCCAATCGCGTTTCGTTTCACGTCGGTGAACTCATAGTGATCCCACTGTGGTGCGAGCTTTTGGTGAAAGTTCGGCGCGTACATGATCATCACTTCCGGTTCATAGTCGGCACTTAGCACGACCTGGACCATTTTGTATTGGGCGCGATCCTCTTGCAGTTTTGGAAACGCCTGCACAAGAAAGGAGTTCGGCTTCGGTGATTCCCCAAGGCAAACCCAGTACCGTTGCTGAATTTGTTTGGCATCCAGGTTAAACACGAACGGTAACGGGCTATTAAAAATCTGCGTGCCCTGCATGTTCGGTGGCAACTCTTGAAGGTTGCACTGTTGTTGCTCACGGTCATACTCGATCAACTGAGTTCCGTTGCAGATCCAGTACTCACCGAACTTGTTCGCGGTCGGCCCATATTCGGGCTTCTGATCCTTCATGCCTTTGTAGAACATGATGTTGTCAACGCGAAACAATCCTTTGTCGGGATTGGCGTATTTGACAACGCCCTCTGCCTTGTGTGCGTGAACGCCCGCGGGCGCGGCTAACAGATCGTAGTGCCAACGCTCGAATTTGCATTCAAGTGTCTTCGTCGATTGGCTCTTCTGCTGCCAAGCGAGCAAGACGCGATCGAGCTGCTGCTGCTGCTGTGCGTTCAGTGGCGGAAAGGGCTGCACCGGGGCGGCTGGTTTTGCGGCCGCGGCGGCGGGTTGTTGCGCGTCCAACTTGGGAACCGCGATGAGCAATCCGGAAAGGACGCCGAGCAATAGAAGTTGACAGCGAGTGGTTCGCATTTTCATAGCCAAAAGCACCATCCTTGAAGGCTTTGGTTACGGAATCAATTTGGAAAGCCCTTCGTTTGGCCTACCAAGGTCCACGTTGTATCAAGTTGATCGGGACAACAGAAAGACCATTCCGACGCCGCAGAGCTGTTTCATCCGTTTTGAACGTCTGTCCGCCACCGGACAACAAGGACGATTCCTGTGGAATCCCGCCAAATCGACAAAAACATCGCCGAATGTCAAATCTGACCTACCTTTGTTAGCAAACATTTCGAGCGCCTGTTCAGCGCCAACCCGCCGAATCGGTACTTCCTAGGCAACGTGCGTGCCCCTCACCTGAGCCTGAGTGTTTGCTATCAACCGAGTCTTCTTGATTTAGCGGTTAATGGCGATCGCGCGAATGTGCCGATGAGTGAAATGTTTCGGGCTGCGCCAACCGTTTCCAATAGTCCAATGGGGGGATCGATGCGACGTTTTGATCAAGCGAGTCAACTGACGCTCAATCGGCGGCAGGTGGCGGGTCTCGCGCTCGGCGGAACCTTGCTGCGACATCCATGGTTGGCGGCGGCGGATGACGCGACGAACGCCTCGGGCGCATCGTTTCGTCCGCAAACGCCGGTCAGCACCACGGTGCGTTTGCAACCGGTGAGCGCGGACTTCGATGGGGCGATTATCCAGGCAATCGCCGTCGACCCCGCGGGTAAGATCTTGGCTGTCGCGGGCGATGATCATGGTATTCGAATCTTGGATGCCGTCAGCATGCGTCGGATTGCGCTGCTCACCGGTCATTCGGATTTGATCCAAAGTGTGCAGTTCGATCCGTCGGGACGCCGACTCGTTTCGGCGGGAAATGATGGAGACCTCGTGATATGGGATTGCCGCGATTGGTCGATCTTGCAGCGAATGCCTACCTCCCATGCTTTCGCAGGCGTCCGCTTTGCCCCGCGAGGACAAGAATTGGCGGCGGTGGGATTCACCGACGAAGTATTCATCATCAGCCAGCAACCGATCCATTCCCAACCCCGCGTCCGTTGTGACTGCACCGATTTACGGTCAGTCGAGTACCGCCAGGACGGCAAGGTTGTCGCGGTCGCCGGTCGCACCGGGAAATTGCACCTATTCCAACGTGGTGGCTACCAACTGATCGATGAATTCACGATTCATAGTGGGCGCACCCATGATATGAAATTCGTTGGTTCGACGTCGATCCTGGCATCGATTGGCGAAGATGGCGGGCTGACCTTGTTTGATACCGATTCTAAGCAAGTGGTCCGACAAGTTAACGTGACGCGAGGCAAACTGTATGCCATCTGTTTGATCGATGAAAAGTACGCGGCCGTCGCCGGGAGCGACAACTTAATCAGTTTGGTCGACATCGCGACAGGCAATCTGGTCGAACGCTTGACCGGACATTCCGGAACGGTGACGTCGCTGGCCGCGATCGGTACAACGCTGTATTCCGGCGGGTATGACGCGACACTTCGTAAATGGCAACTTGAAAGTGTGCTTGGGGGTGCCGAACGGATCGCCGAACGTGACAACGCACTGGAACGTTGACCCGGTTGTGCCATGCGAAATTGGTTATTGCCGGAACGATTAGGGCTTTTGATTGCCAGCCCCACGACGTGTTGAAAGGATTCCTTCCTCTCATGCGTTTACGCTTGAATTAGTCTTTCGCTTTGCTTTGGTTGGGCACACGGAGGTGCCACGAGTGATTCTGAACAAGAAACGATTGCGACGCCCCGCGCGGCCTCAAGTATTGGAGCGCCGAGAGCTGTTCGCTGCCGATCCGATTCACGTCGGCGTCGTTTATCTAGAAACGGACTACTTAGAATCGGACAACGATTACGGTAGCGATTCGCAAGGCGACAAGTTTCTGTTGACCTTCACCGGTGGCGCCGAAGGTACGACGCTTAACCAAGTCCGAATCCGCACCGATAAAGACGGGGACGGGATCTCCGTCGGTGATCCGATATTCGATACCGCCGCCGGTGGACGCGGGAAAGAGGGGTGGCATGACTTCCAAATCCTGACCATCGAAACCACCGACGGACGCACCGCAACGGCTCGGGCAACGGTTGCCGACGGCGGACAGGAACTGATCCTTGATTTGACCAATTTTCGTGCCGGCGACCGATTGGAGTTCACGATCGATGTCGACGAAGTTCTCCGTAACCTGCCGAACCTAGATGAATTCAATGATCGATTGGATGTCATCACGTCGGGCCAAGAGTTTCAAGATTCCATCCTGGAAGCATTTTTTGAGGCGCCGCATTACGAGCCGACGACGGCGGACAGTGTCTTTCTGAACAACTACGGTTCGCCCCGACAAGACTTTGGCCTCAACCTTCCTGACGACGAAGGCACCGGACCGAATAGCCGCCCCAACCGTAGCGCCGCTGCGGTGATGGAATTGACGCAAAAACCAAAACCAATTTCGATCAGCGGGTCCGTTTGGCTGGACAACAATCTTGATGCGGTTTGGCAACCCGGTGAAGTCGGTTTGGCCGACGTTGAACTCACGTTGCTGGCGGTCGACAACAGCGGTGCCTACAGTGACACGGGGCATCGTGTCCGCACCGACGCATCGGGAAACTATACCTTTGACCGCTCGCTGGGATTGATGCCTGGCACCTACCGAATCGTCGAAACGCAACCCGACGGACTGTTTAGCGTCGCCGCGATTCCCGGATCGGTCGACGGTGCGGCTACCGGCGCCGCGATCGGTTTGGACGTCCTCTCATCGATCGAAATTCCTCTCGGTGATACCGATGCGATCGAAATGAACTTTGCCGAAGCCGAGTCGGCATCGATCGGTGGCTACGTTTACCGCGACAACAACGACAACGGCCTCCGTGAAGCCGGTGAAACCGGAATCGCGGGCGTTACGATTCGCATCGTCCCCGTTCAAACGGTTGGCCCACAAGAAACCGTCACGACGGTGACGCTCAGCGATGGAAGTTACTTCGTCAGCAACCTCGCTCCGGGATCCTACGAAGTTATCGAAGTCACTCAGCCGAGCGGCTTGATCGACGGCAAGGACACCGCGGGCACGATCGACGGGATCACTGTTGGCGTCGCTGACATCGACGGCGATGCGATCCGACAGATCGATCTTGATGGCGGAAGCGTTGGTATCGAATACAACTTTGGCGAGTTGGAAACCGGTGAAATCAGTGGGATGGTTTACCTGGCTCGGCCTGGTCAAGCTTGCTATCCGACATACGATCCGGCATTGGCCGAGCCACTTGGCGGCGTGATCGTCGAACTGCAACAACCCGATGGCAACGTCATCTCACGGGTCACGACGACGCCGATGGGAACCTACCACTTCGACGATGTCGTTCCCGGTGACTATCGAATCGTCCAGTACACGCCCGAGGGATTGCTGGACGGTTCGTCGTTTGTCGGGCGGATCGATGGCAGCACCAACGGTGAGTCCGTCAATGGAATGCTGATCCGCCAAATTAGCATGAATCCGGGCGGAACCGGCGTCGACTATCATTTTTGCGAGATCGCCCCGGTGACCTTATCGGGGTACGTCTATCATGATCGCTCGATGGATGGATCGCGCGACTCCGGCGAAGAAGGCATCGCAGGGACTCAAATCTCACTGATCGATGACTCCGGGCAAACCGTTGCAACGACGACCACGGATGCTTCCGGATTCTATCAATTCGAAGACCTTCAACCCGGAACGTACACGGTTGTCGAACAGCAACCGTCCGGGTATCTCGATGGGATCGACAGCGCCGGAACGGTCGGCAACCAAACGGTCGGAATCGCTGGCAACGATCGCATCAGCGAGATCGTAATTCCGCAAGGCATGGGTGGTTTCGAATACAATTTCGGCGAATTGCTACCTGCATCGCTCTCCGGGCAAGTTCACCTTGATCTTGACCGTGATTGCATTCGCGACCCCAACGAAGTCGGTTTGGAAGGCGTCGTCATTCGACTGCTTGACGAAAACGGCACGGTGGTGAAGGAAGTGGAAACGTCGGCCGACGGGACTTACCGCTTTAGTGACCTTCGCCCCGGGCGTTACACCGTCGTTCAAGAACAACCCCAGGGCTTGTTCGACCGCGGCGTCAAAGCGGGTTCCGCCGGAGGAACGGTTGGTACGAATACGATCGAAGCGATCCAACTGGGGTCGGGAATCGATGCGACGGACTACGATTTCTGTGAAGAACCTCCGAGTGAGATTTCCGGTAGCGTCCACATCGACAACGACGGAGATTGCATTCGATCGCCCGACGAGCGCGGTATCGGCAACGTCTTGATCGAACTGCG
This genomic window from Roseiconus lacunae contains:
- a CDS encoding outer membrane beta-barrel protein, producing MILVCLGGLYSDCRGDEIEFGELLTDGLWATESTVDQNSSLSPNEITDVVQEHITDQSDSARSETVGVDKFTIESSSANIASTRSDRNRAATGFSISGWGTTGFTWNPLNPENGLNRPVLFNDQANEFTLDQAYGVLEWESANWNVETRIDFLLGNDARFIAVPGLEKHHDGSNKWSSESHELQIAIPQAYVLIKNNGGLPVELKLGHFLAPESYESFSSLSNVFYSRSYAFNFATPFTYSGILAKVAFWDRIEAYAGVTTGWDNWHAGRGRWSTLLGLKRASLDRSRSYSVFASFGSDATNVIYQGGHDSDRRLSIRASIEQRIGSYWNYAFNAIYGEQDESVVRVDIPQYTIGFDKANWYGLSQYLIWTPTQWSTAGVRMEWFRDADQSRIAVPVDYVPFGPVFTGGNYFAISGVISQWINSSIRLRSELRWDISDFKGNGNVPSGDPEIRAFGDRHSVDQWLLSGDVTIRF
- a CDS encoding TIGR03009 domain-containing protein, whose translation is MRTTRCQLLLLGVLSGLLIAVPKLDAQQPAAAAAKPAAPVQPFPPLNAQQQQQLDRVLLAWQQKSQSTKTLECKFERWHYDLLAAPAGVHAHKAEGVVKYANPDKGLFRVDNIMFYKGMKDQKPEYGPTANKFGEYWICNGTQLIEYDREQQQCNLQELPPNMQGTQIFNSPLPFVFNLDAKQIQQRYWVCLGESPKPNSFLVQAFPKLQEDRAQYKMVQVVLSADYEPEVMIMYAPNFHQKLAPQWDHYEFTDVKRNAIGAGIQQFMGNFIPKQPPASWKITKQNFLPPQIAQGNQAPQGSAPQ
- a CDS encoding WD40 repeat domain-containing protein — translated: MRRFDQASQLTLNRRQVAGLALGGTLLRHPWLAAADDATNASGASFRPQTPVSTTVRLQPVSADFDGAIIQAIAVDPAGKILAVAGDDHGIRILDAVSMRRIALLTGHSDLIQSVQFDPSGRRLVSAGNDGDLVIWDCRDWSILQRMPTSHAFAGVRFAPRGQELAAVGFTDEVFIISQQPIHSQPRVRCDCTDLRSVEYRQDGKVVAVAGRTGKLHLFQRGGYQLIDEFTIHSGRTHDMKFVGSTSILASIGEDGGLTLFDTDSKQVVRQVNVTRGKLYAICLIDEKYAAVAGSDNLISLVDIATGNLVERLTGHSGTVTSLAAIGTTLYSGGYDATLRKWQLESVLGGAERIAERDNALER
- a CDS encoding SdrD B-like domain-containing protein, which translates into the protein MILNKKRLRRPARPQVLERRELFAADPIHVGVVYLETDYLESDNDYGSDSQGDKFLLTFTGGAEGTTLNQVRIRTDKDGDGISVGDPIFDTAAGGRGKEGWHDFQILTIETTDGRTATARATVADGGQELILDLTNFRAGDRLEFTIDVDEVLRNLPNLDEFNDRLDVITSGQEFQDSILEAFFEAPHYEPTTADSVFLNNYGSPRQDFGLNLPDDEGTGPNSRPNRSAAAVMELTQKPKPISISGSVWLDNNLDAVWQPGEVGLADVELTLLAVDNSGAYSDTGHRVRTDASGNYTFDRSLGLMPGTYRIVETQPDGLFSVAAIPGSVDGAATGAAIGLDVLSSIEIPLGDTDAIEMNFAEAESASIGGYVYRDNNDNGLREAGETGIAGVTIRIVPVQTVGPQETVTTVTLSDGSYFVSNLAPGSYEVIEVTQPSGLIDGKDTAGTIDGITVGVADIDGDAIRQIDLDGGSVGIEYNFGELETGEISGMVYLARPGQACYPTYDPALAEPLGGVIVELQQPDGNVISRVTTTPMGTYHFDDVVPGDYRIVQYTPEGLLDGSSFVGRIDGSTNGESVNGMLIRQISMNPGGTGVDYHFCEIAPVTLSGYVYHDRSMDGSRDSGEEGIAGTQISLIDDSGQTVATTTTDASGFYQFEDLQPGTYTVVEQQPSGYLDGIDSAGTVGNQTVGIAGNDRISEIVIPQGMGGFEYNFGELLPASLSGQVHLDLDRDCIRDPNEVGLEGVVIRLLDENGTVVKEVETSADGTYRFSDLRPGRYTVVQEQPQGLFDRGVKAGSAGGTVGTNTIEAIQLGSGIDATDYDFCEEPPSEISGSVHIDNDGDCIRSPDERGIGNVLIELRDSDGLVVATTRTDPDGHYQFVGLRGGEYTVYEVQPEGYFQGGQVLGSAGGVILGVDLMSLTVAPGEKAVDYRFCEYEPSSLSGTVWTDTNENQRYDNDETPISGVSIKLIDESGNVVQTTVTDASGHYTFVGLDRGVYQIEEVQPETHFHGGQIVGNLGGRPSGDDRLTNINVGAAMTGVGYDFPEIPPAKIVGVVFIDGEAIETTGFITPDQLRDYKDGQLTSDDRRLNGVQITILDQFGQPLSDGDFLSGDAVTNSVVMTDHDGVFQFAGLRPGTYVLAQQQPIGGNLIDSIDTPGTTGGLAVNAADEYDDQQLLWIQSVPATQSFDTILGVTVGGGETSHDNYFSEVEIDLTIPPPPPPPPPPPPPVEPPHNILRPRTPEPENILPPPLEEFPDPEPIVMTMPPERLLPQPILGEVDFVTWHLSVINGGHPRGKIASRDAFMKVAMRSDTQLDSVEHEKDRGEWQLLTMDGQVRKESEQINLGSEDAIGLAGDFNGDGADEVAIYVAGHWYVDLNGNGVWDEGDLWILLGTEMDRPVVGDWDGDGKDDIGIFGRKWERDWRRIKTDAGLPDPSNRWRRYLENRKTLGLVSIEIRPEDCRRMLRHGADSSLRADAVDHVFQYGEDVDTPVSGDWNGDGIDQIGIFRGGLWMLDAEGDGRRKAGEERFEFGQPGDQPIVGDFDGDGIDEIGVIRGNRVIIDTDGDRKVTAADDQFDLPDTPSDSQPVVGDWDGDGRDELGWYKKAS